A genomic window from Punica granatum isolate Tunisia-2019 chromosome 2, ASM765513v2, whole genome shotgun sequence includes:
- the LOC116194150 gene encoding uncharacterized protein LOC116194150 — protein sequence MGHRHLFGTPQMFENDHDQSWNMHAEHPYGHIARGNVGENGAFFYPVENVSSEGLQFTSHWNSAPRSNGYIPIGQNDQLQPCQPDAPGPSQDPFIPRSNVATFGPVPENYFPHASSSNYDRQTPYAVEGGGFTDIAMDSGRAHQKRKSPGIPAVCERGNTSRYYSGGTSSDVPAFSEYRQDMSSVDAQHLPWDHIAAGNPGYRSNSHSVRSECSLRNVRSRSGIDLESNSLRSHLPDNPPLNSFAASHPIEHSSLVDIPGPSSNALTTEWSHANLSPAHGRILLPDPRGFSHESNHFSGGSNPSNAPPDARGYDFMTSRNPVVPQFYHVSSSQSLRGPRNSYSHRSTPAFRPSNSMRLGNASLSEERIQSIADNYSRHSRTLSATGWRHSDRNRRSRITNERYRSFPDEAGVHDRVGYEGFMVVDRPAIYASPRSMLDQHRDLRLDIDNMSYEELLALGERIGTVSTGLSEDSISECLKETVHCSLFQMRDEENCVICLEAYREGDNIGTLKTCTHHYHVSCIKKWLLMKNSCPICKASALADDMKEK from the exons ATGGGGCATAGACATTTATTTGGCACGCCTCAGATGTTTGAGAATGACCATGACCAAAGCTGGAACATGCATGCAGAGCACCCCTATGGGCATATAG CCAGGGGAAATGTTGGTGAAAATGGTGCTTTCTTTTATCCTGTGGAGAATGTCTCTTCAGAAGGGTTGCAGTTTACCTCTCACTGGAACTCGGCCCCAAGGTCAAATGGATACATTCCAATAGGCCAAAATGATCAATTACAACCATGTCAGCCTGATGCTCCTGGTCCATCGCAGGATCCTTTCATTCCCCGCTCAAATGTGGCAACATTTGGTCCAGTTCCAGAAAATTACTTCCCCCATGCATCTTCATCCAATTACGACAGGCAGACACCCTATGCAGTTGAAGGTGGTGGGTTTACTGATATCGCAATGGACAGCGGAAGAGCCCACCAGAAACGTAAAAGCCCTGGAATCCCAGCGGTCTGTGAGAGGGGCAATACTAGCAGATATTACTCTGGTGGGACGTCCTCTGACGTCCCTGCATTTTCGGAATATAGGCAGGATATGTCAAGTGTGGATGCTCAGCATTTGCCTTGGGATCACATTGCAGCTGGTAATCCAGGTTACAGAAGTAACagtcactcagttaggagcgAGTGTTCTCTAAGGAATGTTAGAAGCAGATCAGGAATTGACTTGGAAAGCAACTCTTTGAGGAGCCACTTACCTGATAATCCTCCCCTTAATTCCTTTGCTGCAAGCCACCCGATTGAGCATTCTAGCTTGGTGGATATCCCTGGTCCAAGTTCTAATGCTTTGACGACAGAATGGAGCCATGCTAACTTGTCTCCCGCGCATGGAAGAATCTTGCTTCCAG ATCCACGTGGGTTCTCCCACGAGTCAAACCACTTCTCAGGGGGAAGCAACCCTTCCAATGCTCCACCAGATGCTAGAGGATACGATTTTATGACGAGCAGGAATCCAGTTGTTCCCCAATTTTATCATGTCTCCTCAAGTCAATCTCTAAGGGGTCCTCGCAATAGCTATTCACATAGATCTACCCCTGCTTTTAGGCCTTCAAACAGCATGAGACTTGGCAACGCGAGCCTGTCAGAGGAGAGAATTCAGTCAATAGCAGATAATTACTCCAGGCATTCAAGAACGCTATCAGCAACGGGATGGCGTCATAGTGATAGAAATAGAAGATCTAGGATTACAAATGAGAGGTATCGGTCCTTTCCAGATGAGGCAGGCGTGCATGATCGAGTGGGTTATGAG GGCTTCATGGTCGTGGATCGCCCGGCCATATATGCATCACCCAGAAGTATGTTAGATCAACACAGAGACTTGAGGCTCGATATTGATAATATGAGCTATGAG GAACTGCTGGCATTGGGTGAGAGGATTGGAACTGTTAGCACTGGTTTGTCGGAAGATTCGATATCAGAGTGTTTGAAAGAAACAGTGCATTGTTCCTTATTTCAGATGCGGGACGAGGAAAATTGTGTCATTTGCCTG GAAGCCTACAGAGAAGGGGACAACATTGGGACTCTGAAGACCTGCACGCACCATTACCATGTTAGCTGCATCAAGAAGTGGTTATTGATGAAGAACTCTTGCCCGATTTGCAAAGCCTCTGCGCTCGCTGATGACATGAAAGAGAAgtga
- the LOC116196639 gene encoding NAC domain-containing protein 67-like: protein MNSSDSSSSVQLLPPGFRFHPSDQELIIHYLRNRVTSSPLPASVIAEVDLYQFDPWELPKKALFGEDEWYFFTPRERKYPNGARPNRAAASGYWKATGIDKPIFASSGAKNIGVKKALVFYSGRPPRGVKTDWIMHEYRLLDTTTTWKQKGSMRLDDWVLCRVWKKSSIIRNKWEDLSPSHLPEDGYFQREKGLWSLNKDPTARLFKDYANNCPLVPYLLDTPTFPCVETDSSTGSRKIVHVSTTTTLTRNPTDKEKMEFSRSSLENLFDLFKECSSEPNNISGTEAGSTICLHQGRSKSCTGSNEINIDSSDTERFLPCKNLNYMRKDDNFMNLHATDNGVNFTGTEQTQFFQNFGAEEWNAIFQI, encoded by the exons ATGAATAGCAGCGATAGCAGCTCGAGCGTACAGCTTCTACCGCCAGGCTTTAGATTCCATCCATCAGATCAAGAACTCATTATCCACTACTTGAGGAACCGAGTCACCTCGAGTCCTCTCCCTGCTTCAGTTATTGCTGAAGTCGATCTTTACCAGTTCGACCCTTGGGAACTTCCAA AGAAGGCTTTGTTTGGAGAAGATGAGTGGTACTTTTTCACTCCAAGGGAGAGGAAGTACCCGAACGGGGCAAGACCTAATAGAGCAGCAGCCTCAGGGTATTGGAAAGCCACAGGGATAGATAAACCGATTTTTGCCTCAAGTGGAGCCAAGAATATCGGGGTCAAGAAGGCCTTAGTTTTCTACAGTGGCCGCCCTCCTAGAGGAGTCAAGACAGACTGGATTATGCATGAGTACCGATTGCTCGATACAACCACCACCTGGAAACAGAAGGGTTCCATGAGG TTGGATGATTGGGTGCTATGCCGAGTTTGGAAGAAGAGCAGCATCATCAGGAACAAGTGGGAAGATCTAAGTCCTAGCCATTTACCAGAAGACGGCTACTTTCAGAGAGAAAAAGGATTGTGGTCTCTGAACAAAGACCCGACTGCTCGGCTGTTCAAGGATTATGCAAACAACTGCCCTCTAGTTCCATACCTCTTAGACACTCCAACATTTCCCTGTGTCGAAACAGATTCAAGCACAGGCTCCAGAAAAATTGTTCACGTCTCCACCACAACCACACTCACTAGAAACCCCACAGACAAGGAAAAGATGGAGTTCTCAAGATCCTCCCTCGAGAACTTGTTCGATCTGTTCAAGGAGTGCAGCAGTGAGCCTAATAATATATCTGGCACAGAAGCAGGTTCAACGATATGCCTCCACCAAGGCAGAAGTAAGAGCTGTACAGGGAGCAATGAAATAAACATAGACAGCTCAGATACTGAAAGATTTTTGCCTTGTAAGAACCTGAATTACATGAGAAAGGACGACAACTTTATGAACCTGCATGCTACTGACAATGGAGTGAACTTCACTGGTACAGAGCAGACCCagttttttcagaatttcggAGCAGAGGAGTGGAATGCTATCTTCCAAATCTGA